One window of the Pseudomonas sihuiensis genome contains the following:
- a CDS encoding CNNM domain-containing protein: protein MNDPLIVTLVTIALIVLSAIFVIIEFALLGARRHRLEELAPTSSSARAALRGMNDLTLMLAGAQLGITFCTFALGAVTKPAVDNWLGPLLIVWGVPEWAAGGASFALALFVVTFLHLVVGEMAPKSWAIAHPERSALAVGLISRAYIWPLRPLMRWVNRIANRLVKASGVEPVESAAVGGQDIATIRRLVEHSAEVGTLQPGLQQQISSLIDLGTLPIEELVTSSAVPVHVTFDASVADVRAIAAQSGHLRILILGASDKLPLVVHLRDTLLEPDTRPAREIARQVFVLDAKTPVYESLALMRKSSVQLAVVMQDGQLKGVVTLADILERILPLATAS from the coding sequence ATGAATGATCCTCTGATCGTCACGTTGGTGACCATTGCCCTCATCGTGCTCAGCGCAATCTTCGTCATCATCGAGTTCGCGTTGCTCGGTGCGCGCCGTCACCGTCTCGAAGAGCTGGCGCCTACCAGCAGCTCTGCACGCGCCGCGTTGCGCGGCATGAACGACCTGACCCTGATGCTGGCTGGTGCTCAGCTGGGCATCACGTTCTGTACCTTCGCACTGGGCGCCGTGACCAAGCCTGCTGTCGACAACTGGCTCGGCCCGCTGCTGATCGTCTGGGGCGTGCCCGAGTGGGCGGCGGGTGGTGCGTCCTTCGCGCTCGCGCTCTTCGTGGTGACCTTCCTGCACCTGGTCGTTGGCGAGATGGCACCGAAATCCTGGGCGATTGCACACCCGGAACGTTCGGCACTTGCGGTGGGGCTCATATCACGCGCTTACATCTGGCCGTTGCGCCCCCTGATGAGGTGGGTCAACCGGATTGCGAACCGTCTGGTCAAGGCGTCCGGTGTAGAGCCTGTCGAGAGCGCTGCGGTGGGCGGGCAGGACATCGCCACCATTCGTAGACTCGTCGAGCACTCAGCTGAGGTCGGAACGCTTCAGCCTGGCCTTCAGCAGCAGATTTCCAGCCTTATTGATCTCGGCACCTTGCCGATCGAAGAGCTGGTAACGAGTAGCGCTGTCCCGGTGCATGTCACGTTTGATGCGTCCGTAGCGGATGTACGTGCCATCGCTGCTCAGTCAGGCCATCTGCGTATCCTGATACTTGGCGCCAGCGACAAGCTGCCTCTGGTCGTTCATCTGCGTGACACTCTGCTTGAGCCTGATACGCGTCCGGCGCGGGAAATCGCCCGCCAGGTTTTCGTTCTGGACGCGAAAACGCCGGTCTATGAGTCCCTGGCGCTCATGCGTAAGTCGAGCGTTCAGCTTGCGGTGGTCATGCAAGACGGGCAGTTGAAAGGGGTGGTAACGCTCGCGGACATACTGGAGCGTATATTGCCTCTTGCGACCGCCTCCTAG
- a CDS encoding hemolysin family protein, with translation MIEPTLTLLFGTLVILAIIAANGYFVAQEFAYMAVDRTRLAVLAADGDASAKRALEVTKRTSFMLSGAQLGITVTGLMVGFVAEPLVGQSLGVLLGGVGIPSEVGVTVGTLLALVVATIIQMIFGELYPKNLAIANADPLARGLARSTLIYLTVFGWLIGFFDKSANLFLRLLRIEPVHDLDVSVSADDLPRIISDSRDSGDLPVELSLMLDRILDFPQQDVEHAMIPRSQVDWLTPETTLVKLRELMARGHTRYPVIHEDTPVGVVHLTDVLLRLLAGDTEDTVESVMRPATVMPTLMALPDALAELIQTNNQLACVIDEYGSFVGVLTLEDLAEEIVGEITDEHDEDNADPLMPGGDGIWIMDGDVHLDEVERALGYDLPHEEVETIAGLLIAELGALPAEGDTVTITLPEDPSELVSDLPVERQLVIEVLRVERYVPTRVRVTLVETIKQEEAQ, from the coding sequence GTGATCGAGCCGACCCTCACTCTCCTGTTCGGTACCCTCGTTATCCTGGCGATCATTGCGGCAAACGGCTATTTCGTCGCCCAGGAATTCGCCTACATGGCCGTCGACCGTACGCGGCTTGCCGTACTGGCTGCCGACGGTGATGCCTCCGCCAAGCGCGCGCTTGAAGTGACGAAGCGAACCAGCTTCATGCTGTCGGGTGCCCAGTTGGGTATCACCGTGACAGGCCTGATGGTCGGTTTCGTGGCCGAACCATTGGTTGGTCAGTCGCTCGGTGTTCTGCTGGGCGGGGTCGGCATTCCGTCCGAAGTTGGCGTAACCGTCGGTACGCTGCTTGCCCTGGTGGTTGCCACGATTATCCAGATGATTTTTGGCGAGCTCTATCCGAAGAACCTGGCAATCGCCAATGCCGACCCTCTGGCCAGAGGTCTTGCCCGCTCGACTCTGATTTACCTGACGGTATTCGGTTGGTTGATCGGCTTTTTCGACAAGTCCGCCAACCTGTTCCTGCGCCTGCTGCGTATCGAGCCTGTCCATGATCTGGATGTAAGCGTCTCGGCTGATGACCTGCCGCGCATCATCTCTGACTCGCGTGACAGCGGAGACCTTCCTGTAGAGCTCTCGCTGATGCTGGATCGTATTCTTGACTTCCCCCAGCAGGACGTCGAACACGCCATGATTCCGCGGTCACAGGTTGACTGGCTCACGCCTGAGACGACGTTGGTCAAACTGCGCGAACTCATGGCCAGAGGTCATACCCGCTACCCCGTCATCCACGAGGACACCCCTGTCGGCGTCGTTCACCTCACGGATGTCCTGTTGCGACTATTAGCAGGGGATACTGAAGACACTGTTGAGTCGGTGATGAGACCGGCCACGGTTATGCCTACCCTCATGGCGCTACCGGATGCCCTTGCTGAATTGATTCAGACCAACAACCAGCTGGCCTGCGTCATCGATGAATACGGCAGCTTCGTGGGTGTGCTGACCCTTGAGGATCTTGCCGAGGAAATCGTCGGCGAAATTACCGATGAGCATGATGAAGATAACGCCGATCCGCTCATGCCTGGCGGTGACGGCATCTGGATCATGGATGGCGATGTGCACCTGGACGAAGTCGAGCGTGCGCTCGGCTATGACCTACCTCATGAAGAGGTTGAAACTATCGCAGGCCTGTTGATCGCGGAGCTGGGGGCTTTGCCCGCCGAAGGCGACACCGTGACGATAACCTTGCCTGAGGATCCCTCGGAGCTTGTTTCCGATCTGCCCGTGGAGCGTCAGCTAGTGATCGAGGTGCTGCGGGTTGAGCGCTATGTACCGACGCGGGTGCGTGTCACGCTTGTCGAGACGATTAAGCAGGAGGAAGCGCAATGA
- a CDS encoding LasR-specific antiactivator QslA has protein sequence MIELQRYLTHLPGHDGQPPAEFGWNADCQASFGHGVQTAQAWLDDANSGWLWANLLLERQLYPPGAQRHAFELGFLSRIHQRLCSPLGGEHGAKRTEFRL, from the coding sequence ATGATTGAACTGCAACGCTACCTCACCCACCTGCCCGGTCATGACGGGCAGCCGCCTGCCGAATTTGGCTGGAATGCAGATTGCCAGGCCAGCTTCGGTCACGGCGTACAAACCGCTCAGGCCTGGCTGGACGATGCCAACAGCGGCTGGCTATGGGCCAACCTGTTGCTGGAGCGCCAGCTGTACCCGCCGGGTGCGCAGCGCCACGCCTTCGAGCTGGGCTTTCTCAGTCGCATCCACCAGCGTTTGTGTTCGCCCCTGGGTGGCGAGCACGGAGCCAAACGCACGGAGTTCAGGCTGTAG
- a CDS encoding PAAR domain-containing protein, with the protein MSGKPAARVTDPTACPLPGHGTNPIVSGSPDVLFDGLPAARQGDPTACGSALVDNLVANVFIDGLPVATLGSTGSHGNVVVGGSGTVIIGNTHAAAAFTTPLAVPMAPKICLPCLLLAASRNQTFVPLESIGVRG; encoded by the coding sequence ATGAGTGGAAAACCAGCAGCACGAGTTACCGATCCGACTGCCTGCCCACTGCCAGGCCATGGCACCAACCCCATCGTTTCTGGCTCCCCAGACGTCCTATTCGATGGTTTGCCAGCGGCCCGCCAAGGCGACCCCACTGCTTGCGGCTCAGCGCTGGTGGACAACCTTGTTGCCAATGTGTTTATCGACGGATTGCCCGTTGCAACTCTAGGCAGCACAGGGAGTCACGGGAATGTGGTAGTCGGTGGGTCGGGAACAGTAATCATCGGCAATACACATGCGGCTGCCGCCTTTACGACTCCGCTTGCTGTGCCCATGGCTCCAAAGATTTGCTTGCCCTGCTTACTTCTCGCTGCCAGTCGCAACCAAACATTCGTACCGCTGGAATCAATCGGAGTCCGGGGATGA
- a CDS encoding DUF4123 domain-containing protein has translation MSMTNGFRSIEDELRIRLSDKPGLKLFALVDGARYLTLGKRLDQASDRWQWLLDGTELDAIKQGGPALVQLEERSDLQNWLVDRDRKEPLVSWLLSTKSFEVLSQHLGSLLFTRLTDGRKSLFRYYNPVVRRALDSVLNKEQRQQMMRPIEHWLVWQPLESRYLPLDEDTQGGQHA, from the coding sequence ATGAGTATGACCAACGGCTTTCGCAGTATCGAAGACGAACTGCGGATACGCCTCTCGGACAAGCCAGGGCTTAAGCTTTTCGCGCTTGTAGACGGGGCTCGCTACTTGACTTTGGGTAAACGGTTAGATCAAGCCTCTGATAGATGGCAGTGGCTGTTGGACGGCACGGAGTTAGATGCGATCAAGCAAGGTGGACCAGCTCTTGTTCAGCTGGAAGAGCGCAGCGATTTGCAGAACTGGCTCGTAGACCGAGACCGCAAAGAACCCCTGGTGTCATGGCTACTGAGCACCAAGAGCTTCGAGGTTCTGTCCCAGCATCTTGGCTCGCTTCTGTTCACTCGGCTAACCGACGGTAGAAAGTCACTCTTCCGTTATTACAATCCCGTTGTTCGGCGGGCACTTGATAGCGTCCTGAACAAGGAGCAGCGCCAACAAATGATGCGACCTATCGAGCATTGGCTGGTATGGCAGCCGCTGGAGTCCCGCTACCTCCCTCTGGATGAAGATACTCAAGGGGGGCAGCATGCTTGA
- a CDS encoding restriction endonuclease fold toxin 5 domain-containing protein, which yields MAVANNGKGHSMSDLSSRYQAWVTGFPPPYEWRWNETWWDGFEEPRCTLLEAKANYAFMFVPLLGVPKPWAPVKSVLVDPARRHSAKARPTPPVRVEWHFLQRIVYEHCSSQYRRLGLTNLTAFWNPMPNTPEHDEYQEHREREQREFDEYYRDNPDLIA from the coding sequence ATGGCTGTGGCCAACAACGGCAAAGGCCACTCCATGTCGGATCTGTCTTCGCGATACCAGGCCTGGGTAACCGGATTTCCTCCGCCTTACGAATGGCGATGGAACGAAACGTGGTGGGATGGATTCGAAGAACCGCGTTGTACCCTACTGGAGGCCAAGGCCAACTACGCTTTCATGTTTGTACCGTTGCTGGGTGTTCCAAAGCCCTGGGCACCGGTCAAATCAGTCCTTGTAGACCCGGCGCGTCGCCACTCGGCCAAGGCGAGGCCTACACCACCCGTCAGAGTCGAATGGCACTTTCTCCAGCGCATCGTCTACGAGCACTGCTCCAGTCAATATCGCCGCTTGGGTCTGACCAATCTGACCGCCTTCTGGAATCCAATGCCGAACACCCCTGAGCACGACGAATACCAAGAACACCGTGAGCGTGAACAACGTGAGTTCGACGAGTACTACCGGGATAATCCCGATCTGATTGCCTAA
- a CDS encoding Imm52 family immunity protein yields MASSFRSFVFKMRFNKHAIATVSHEEQLERIRYYLSTLGQLHPLLGKWYLQGASVQDALSNDVLSAPQALSTAAAASFDAEYPSWLSLSVWNGQEDPLQGGLAFSYDAHDMESISSMDFEDAGALVSAIENPRPVLVEMLRQAVSIWPEIDWGVIAPGRYYLDGQTFNERQTIGWIGFCPHSLKASDFPDADELIDIPGRGTVLVSCAQVMDERNREHFRIVGTLDTKLVELGYLPLFNN; encoded by the coding sequence ATGGCAAGTTCTTTCCGGTCCTTTGTATTCAAGATGCGCTTCAACAAACACGCGATCGCCACGGTCTCCCATGAGGAGCAGTTGGAACGCATACGCTACTACCTGAGCACCTTGGGCCAATTACATCCACTTCTTGGTAAATGGTATCTACAAGGCGCCTCAGTTCAGGACGCATTGAGCAATGACGTCCTGAGCGCTCCTCAAGCATTGTCCACGGCTGCAGCCGCAAGTTTCGACGCCGAGTATCCGTCATGGCTGTCGCTATCCGTGTGGAATGGACAAGAAGATCCGCTGCAAGGGGGTCTGGCTTTCAGTTACGACGCACACGACATGGAGTCCATATCCAGCATGGATTTCGAAGATGCCGGTGCTCTGGTTTCAGCAATCGAGAACCCACGTCCGGTGTTGGTGGAAATGCTGCGACAAGCGGTATCCATCTGGCCCGAAATCGATTGGGGGGTGATCGCCCCCGGCAGGTACTACCTAGATGGCCAGACCTTCAACGAACGGCAAACCATCGGCTGGATCGGTTTTTGCCCGCACTCGCTAAAGGCCAGCGACTTTCCGGATGCGGATGAACTGATTGACATACCGGGCCGCGGCACAGTTTTGGTGAGCTGCGCCCAGGTTATGGATGAACGCAATAGAGAGCACTTCCGAATTGTCGGTACGCTGGACACGAAGCTCGTCGAACTCGGCTATCTGCCCCTGTTCAACAATTGA
- a CDS encoding alpha/beta hydrolase: MSALSWLRGAVTALLLGGFASAQADQVSLDGSEQWLMKSAEGRDYRIMVSLPEGDVPYTGGYPVVYLLDGNAYFPAFHAAKRAQKQWRKAIIVAIGYPSSTPLDFERRAFDLSPPQLPERNDPPQGGQDLFLDFIEQRLMPRVNQSFKVDQDQVSLVGHSFGGMFGIYALFTRPQLFQHVVAISPSLWWRDRYLLEHERAFTKRAHAGELDLTHRSLSMWVGDREMPQEIQDVRLLQLRLESLSHYGLRSDFQLEAGEDHMSIPFRVTTRVLEELMSTRRY; the protein is encoded by the coding sequence GTGAGTGCGCTGAGCTGGCTGCGCGGCGCCGTGACGGCGCTGCTGCTGGGTGGTTTTGCCTCTGCCCAGGCCGACCAGGTGAGTCTGGACGGTAGTGAACAATGGCTGATGAAGAGTGCCGAGGGCCGTGACTACCGCATCATGGTCAGCCTGCCGGAGGGCGACGTGCCTTACACCGGCGGCTACCCGGTGGTCTATCTGCTCGACGGCAATGCCTACTTTCCGGCATTCCATGCCGCCAAGCGGGCACAAAAGCAATGGCGCAAGGCGATTATCGTCGCCATCGGCTACCCCAGCAGCACGCCGCTGGATTTCGAGCGTCGAGCGTTCGACCTGTCGCCGCCGCAACTGCCCGAGCGCAATGATCCACCGCAGGGTGGCCAGGACCTGTTTCTCGATTTCATCGAGCAGCGCCTAATGCCGCGGGTCAACCAGAGCTTCAAGGTCGATCAGGACCAGGTCAGCCTCGTCGGCCATTCCTTTGGTGGCATGTTCGGCATCTACGCGTTGTTTACCCGGCCGCAGCTTTTCCAGCATGTGGTCGCTATCAGTCCCAGCCTGTGGTGGCGTGACCGCTACCTGCTGGAGCATGAGCGGGCATTCACCAAACGAGCGCATGCAGGAGAACTGGATCTGACCCACCGCAGCCTGAGCATGTGGGTGGGCGACCGTGAAATGCCGCAGGAAATTCAGGATGTGCGCTTACTGCAGCTGCGTCTGGAATCCCTCTCGCACTACGGTCTGCGCAGTGATTTCCAGCTAGAGGCGGGCGAGGACCATATGTCGATACCGTTTCGTGTCACTACCCGGGTGCTGGAAGAGCTGATGAGCACGCGGCGCTACTGA
- a CDS encoding TonB-dependent siderophore receptor → MRSTCSLPSRLQPRKLSTAICIALALCGVATSPALLAAEPTPRAAAADVPGGALDQTLSLYAERAGITLSYSPETVRGRVSPGSAGAQSVEEGLSQILGGTGLVAEKTASGYVVRPLRADDSYQLQPVTVEAAPTQSAFAPLPGYFASNASTATKTDLPILQTAQSISVVTAAQIADRKVDRVEDAVAYSAGVRTGGSGLDPRFDQINIRGFDTTMSADFLDGLRQPYNGWLSIYGTEAYALERIEVLKGPASVLYGQISPGGMVNRVSKRPSLQAKNQVEIQAGNHDHRQGQFDVGGKLDETGDVLFRTVGVYRDAHYDIEQLNNDVRMLAPSLSWQIDPATSLTLLAQYQERETAASPMLYHDGNRLTDFWQGDEYFDKLGQRQWTFGYEFEHAFNDTFSLQQNLRYGQLDTTNQYLQPYGTITNGVMERYAVGVYEDMESVSSDTRLVSRFATGELQHTLLTGWDYAWFDSSVLYATGPAPSIDINAPDYHQPVSRPGNLLADQDSLTQRSGIYLQDQIELDRWRLSAGVRRDWVHVRTSNNLSDSNSKRSDSATTYQLGALYLFDNGLAPYASYAESFLPQSGSNAGRPLKPTEGKQYEIGLKYQPPGTSALFTASLYHLTQENVSTRDPLNSLNTVQTGEQVSRGLELEAVADLSERLHLTASYSYNDPEVTKSNDGNQGKDPKDTPRHMAALWLDYKLPFGLGFGAGARYTSSVYGNNMNTVKSEDYTLFDAGVHYDFAGDLDGVRLAVNARNLTDKQYVNCQDGYCYRGEARSVITSLSYSW, encoded by the coding sequence ATGCGCTCTACCTGCTCTCTGCCGTCGCGCCTGCAACCGCGCAAGCTGTCCACTGCCATCTGTATCGCCCTAGCGCTGTGCGGCGTTGCCACCAGCCCCGCGTTGCTGGCGGCCGAGCCGACGCCACGTGCGGCCGCCGCTGATGTACCGGGCGGGGCGCTGGACCAAACGCTGAGCCTCTATGCCGAGCGGGCTGGCATTACCTTGTCGTACTCGCCGGAGACAGTCCGCGGGCGGGTCAGCCCCGGCTCGGCAGGCGCACAGTCGGTCGAGGAAGGCTTGTCGCAGATTCTGGGCGGCACCGGGCTGGTGGCCGAGAAGACCGCGTCCGGCTATGTGGTACGGCCGCTGCGAGCCGACGACAGCTACCAGCTGCAGCCTGTGACCGTCGAGGCCGCGCCGACGCAAAGCGCCTTTGCGCCGCTTCCGGGGTATTTCGCCAGCAATGCCAGCACCGCGACCAAGACCGATCTGCCGATTCTGCAGACCGCGCAGAGCATCAGCGTGGTCACCGCCGCGCAGATCGCCGATCGCAAGGTCGACCGCGTCGAAGACGCCGTGGCCTACAGCGCTGGCGTGCGTACCGGCGGCTCGGGGCTCGATCCGCGCTTCGATCAGATCAACATACGCGGCTTCGACACCACCATGTCCGCTGACTTCCTCGACGGTCTGCGCCAGCCCTACAACGGCTGGTTGTCGATCTACGGCACGGAGGCCTACGCCCTGGAGCGCATCGAGGTGCTAAAGGGCCCGGCTTCGGTGTTGTACGGGCAGATCAGCCCCGGCGGCATGGTCAACCGGGTGAGCAAGCGGCCCAGCCTGCAGGCGAAGAATCAGGTGGAAATCCAGGCCGGCAATCATGATCACCGGCAAGGGCAGTTCGATGTCGGCGGCAAGCTGGACGAGACGGGCGACGTGCTGTTTCGCACCGTCGGCGTCTATCGTGACGCCCACTACGACATCGAACAGCTGAACAATGACGTGCGCATGCTGGCGCCGTCGCTGAGCTGGCAGATCGATCCGGCCACCAGCCTGACCCTGCTGGCGCAATATCAGGAGCGCGAGACCGCCGCCTCGCCAATGCTCTATCACGACGGTAACCGCCTCACCGATTTCTGGCAGGGCGATGAGTACTTCGACAAGCTCGGCCAGCGTCAGTGGACCTTCGGCTACGAGTTCGAGCACGCCTTCAACGACACTTTCAGCCTGCAACAGAATCTGCGTTACGGCCAGCTGGATACCACCAACCAGTATCTGCAGCCCTACGGTACGATCACCAACGGGGTCATGGAGCGTTATGCCGTCGGTGTATACGAGGATATGGAGTCGGTGAGCAGCGACACTCGCCTGGTCAGCCGTTTCGCCACTGGCGAGCTGCAGCACACCCTGCTGACTGGCTGGGATTACGCCTGGTTCGACAGTTCGGTGCTTTACGCCACCGGGCCGGCGCCGTCGATCGACATCAACGCACCGGATTATCACCAGCCGGTCAGTCGTCCCGGCAATTTGCTGGCTGACCAGGACAGCCTGACCCAGCGTAGCGGCATCTATCTGCAGGACCAGATCGAACTCGACCGCTGGCGTCTGTCGGCCGGCGTGCGCCGCGACTGGGTGCATGTACGAACCAGCAACAACCTGAGCGATAGCAATAGCAAGCGCAGTGACTCTGCTACCACCTATCAACTGGGGGCGTTGTACCTGTTCGACAATGGGTTGGCGCCCTATGCCAGTTATGCCGAGTCCTTCCTGCCGCAGAGCGGCAGCAACGCTGGCCGCCCGCTCAAACCGACCGAAGGCAAGCAGTACGAGATAGGCCTCAAGTACCAGCCGCCTGGCACCAGTGCACTGTTCACCGCGTCGCTCTATCACCTGACGCAGGAGAACGTGTCGACCCGCGACCCACTCAATTCGCTCAACACCGTACAGACCGGCGAACAGGTATCACGTGGTCTGGAGCTGGAGGCCGTGGCCGACCTCAGCGAGCGCCTGCATCTGACCGCCAGCTACAGCTACAACGACCCCGAGGTGACCAAGAGCAACGATGGCAACCAGGGCAAGGACCCGAAAGACACGCCGCGCCACATGGCGGCGCTGTGGCTCGATTACAAGCTACCGTTCGGTCTCGGTTTCGGTGCTGGCGCGCGTTACACCAGCAGCGTCTACGGCAACAACATGAACACGGTGAAAAGCGAGGACTACACCTTGTTCGACGCCGGGGTGCACTACGACTTCGCTGGCGACCTGGACGGTGTGCGTCTAGCCGTCAATGCCCGCAACCTGACCGACAAGCAATACGTCAACTGTCAGGACGGCTATTGCTATCGTGGCGAGGCGCGTAGCGTGATCACCAGCCTGAGCTACAGCTGGTGA
- a CDS encoding DUF4880 domain-containing protein, protein MAVVQPCESIVRAAIEWQMRLRAEPASAELQRQLHDWLAQDEQHDQAWQRLQQMAGLFRLNPLGDAAQAIPLLQRAEADLSRRRMLKLLGLTAGSATLLAAASVPVWRADFATATGETRRFELPGDVEVLLNTGSAIDIHGQKLSLRSGEALVEGEQWQLRCAFAECVGHRARMSVREYDNRSEIRVEQGEVQVRVAAGQHQLQAGEGLAVSARGVIPLGRSALDPFAWTRGLLVVNDIRLADFLAEAGRYRHGWLGCDPAIADLRLSGVFRLAEPELMLRNITHLLPVTLVERTRWWVRVVPIA, encoded by the coding sequence ATGGCCGTCGTGCAGCCTTGCGAGTCCATCGTCCGTGCGGCCATCGAATGGCAGATGCGCCTGCGCGCCGAGCCTGCCAGCGCCGAGCTGCAACGCCAGTTGCACGACTGGCTGGCGCAGGACGAACAGCACGACCAGGCCTGGCAACGCCTGCAGCAGATGGCCGGGCTGTTTCGGCTGAATCCGCTGGGCGATGCGGCGCAGGCCATCCCCTTGTTGCAGCGGGCCGAGGCTGATTTGAGCCGGCGACGCATGCTCAAGCTGCTTGGCCTGACGGCTGGTAGCGCCACGCTGCTGGCGGCGGCCTCGGTACCGGTGTGGCGCGCTGACTTCGCCACGGCCACCGGCGAAACACGGCGTTTCGAACTGCCGGGTGATGTTGAGGTGCTGCTCAACACGGGTAGCGCGATCGATATTCACGGCCAGAAGCTCTCGTTGCGTAGCGGCGAGGCGCTGGTCGAGGGCGAGCAATGGCAACTGCGCTGCGCCTTTGCCGAATGCGTGGGGCACCGCGCGCGCATGTCGGTGCGCGAGTACGACAACCGCAGCGAGATACGAGTCGAGCAGGGTGAGGTGCAGGTTCGCGTCGCCGCGGGGCAGCATCAGTTGCAGGCGGGCGAGGGGCTGGCGGTATCGGCGAGGGGTGTGATCCCGCTGGGGCGAAGCGCGCTCGATCCCTTCGCCTGGACACGTGGGCTGCTGGTAGTCAACGACATTCGCCTGGCGGATTTTCTCGCCGAGGCCGGGCGCTACCGGCATGGCTGGCTGGGTTGTGATCCGGCGATAGCCGACTTACGCCTGTCCGGCGTTTTTCGCCTCGCTGAACCCGAGCTGATGCTGCGCAACATCACTCATCTGCTGCCGGTAACGTTGGTGGAGCGAACCCGCTGGTGGGTGCGCGTTGTGCCCATCGCTTAA
- a CDS encoding sigma-70 family RNA polymerase sigma factor, translated as MSPSETDSIIPLEVLYGTHQGWLHGWLRRSVGCSQQAADLVQDTFLRLLVRDQPVDNRAPRALLARIARGLLIDHWRRDALERAYLEALALLPEASHPSPEVRYEALQSLERIAQLLEGLKPAVREAFLLYQLGGLNHAQVARQLGVSSRTVERHVAHALLHCYRLCFEVAP; from the coding sequence ATGTCCCCGTCCGAAACCGATTCGATCATTCCTCTTGAGGTGTTGTACGGCACGCATCAGGGCTGGCTGCATGGCTGGCTGCGGCGTTCGGTCGGCTGTTCGCAGCAGGCGGCGGATCTGGTTCAGGACACCTTTCTGCGTCTGCTGGTGCGTGACCAACCTGTCGACAATCGAGCGCCTCGTGCCTTGCTGGCGCGTATCGCACGTGGCCTGTTGATCGATCACTGGCGGCGCGATGCGCTGGAGCGCGCGTATCTCGAAGCCCTGGCGCTGTTGCCCGAGGCGAGCCATCCGTCGCCGGAGGTTCGCTACGAGGCCTTGCAGTCCCTGGAGCGCATCGCGCAGCTGCTCGAAGGGTTGAAGCCCGCCGTGCGCGAGGCATTTCTGCTGTATCAGCTCGGTGGCCTCAACCATGCGCAGGTGGCGCGGCAACTGGGGGTTTCCAGTCGTACCGTTGAGCGGCATGTAGCCCACGCCTTGCTGCATTGCTATCGCCTGTGCTTCGAGGTCGCGCCGTAA